The following are encoded together in the Phycisphaerae bacterium genome:
- a CDS encoding isoprenylcysteine carboxylmethyltransferase family protein, whose protein sequence is MSEWPWQTVVFVAVQLAHGAVLRLATRGRGAASVRRGYVTTVIWAVTFFVPLLAALWRLDWRTEGVRLALYVPAMAVIAVGVALRIWGLAHLRRFFSELIVIRQDHRLITSGPYRLLRHPLHVGLLLQIVGFAVIANSWWVWVLAGLAVVSAFPRERSEERALAERFGEEYRDWHRRTYGLTDVLPGGGGRKVGR, encoded by the coding sequence GTGAGTGAGTGGCCGTGGCAGACGGTTGTGTTTGTGGCTGTGCAGTTGGCTCATGGTGCGGTGTTGCGGTTGGCGACGCGCGGGCGCGGCGCAGCGTCGGTGCGAAGAGGGTATGTGACCACGGTGATCTGGGCGGTGACGTTTTTTGTGCCGCTATTGGCGGCGTTGTGGCGGCTGGACTGGCGGACGGAGGGCGTGCGGCTGGCATTGTACGTTCCGGCGATGGCGGTGATTGCTGTGGGCGTGGCGCTGCGGATTTGGGGGTTGGCTCACCTGCGGCGTTTTTTTTCGGAGTTGATTGTGATTCGTCAGGATCACAGGTTGATTACCAGCGGGCCGTACCGGCTGCTGCGCCATCCGCTTCACGTGGGTTTGTTGTTGCAGATCGTGGGTTTCGCTGTGATTGCGAATTCCTGGTGGGTCTGGGTTTTGGCGGGGTTGGCGGTGGTCAGTGCGTTTCCACGCGAGCGGTCGGAGGAGCGGGCGTTGGCTGAGCGGTTCGGCGAGGAGTATCGCGACTGGCATCGGCGGACGTATGGGTTGACGGATGTATTGCCGGGAGGCGGTGGAAGAAAGGTCGGACGGTAG
- a CDS encoding Zn-dependent exopeptidase M28 codes for MAVDRGLIERLFGQIIACGPRAVGSVGEGRAAQVIEGWFAEDGLHPFRQEFTISRWPLVAASRIVPTVAAAGLVLAALVYPTAGWATGLIAVGLVVSLVAVQRWHHFGERLFDYGRQVPCANVIGRSKGAEGAAALVVMAHYDTKSQVLPILLRVVGIGMAALSAAGLVVLSVLAVAGLAVDPVFVWFVAGVGVVGLLGQILNLSGNESVGAMDNASGLAVIGALARELPSRLDGRVDLWVVATGAEELGLGGALRFAQRYGKELDRGRTVCVNFDTVGTGGVVYMIGSRREGDFGEVLRRRLEDRGFSVRRAKGVIGVGVDHMRLSAAGFAAWSLTQGPLRLTARIHTPADRAELVRSDDLSRMVDAVVEAAGELAEGKVICE; via the coding sequence ATGGCGGTAGACCGGGGGTTGATTGAGCGGTTGTTTGGGCAGATCATCGCGTGCGGCCCGCGGGCGGTGGGATCGGTGGGCGAGGGTCGGGCGGCGCAGGTGATTGAGGGGTGGTTCGCGGAGGATGGGCTGCATCCGTTCCGGCAGGAGTTCACGATTTCGCGTTGGCCGCTGGTGGCGGCGAGTCGGATTGTGCCGACGGTGGCGGCGGCGGGTCTGGTGTTGGCGGCGCTGGTGTATCCGACGGCGGGGTGGGCGACGGGGTTGATCGCGGTGGGGCTGGTGGTATCGCTTGTGGCGGTGCAGCGGTGGCATCATTTTGGGGAGCGGCTTTTCGATTACGGTCGGCAGGTTCCGTGCGCGAACGTGATCGGGCGGTCGAAGGGGGCGGAGGGTGCGGCGGCGCTGGTGGTGATGGCCCACTATGACACGAAGTCGCAGGTGCTGCCGATCTTGTTGCGGGTGGTGGGGATCGGGATGGCGGCGTTGTCGGCGGCGGGATTGGTGGTATTGTCGGTGCTGGCGGTGGCGGGATTGGCGGTGGATCCGGTTTTTGTGTGGTTTGTGGCGGGAGTCGGGGTGGTCGGGTTGTTGGGGCAAATCCTGAATTTGTCGGGCAATGAGTCGGTGGGAGCGATGGACAATGCATCGGGTCTGGCGGTGATCGGGGCGTTGGCGCGGGAGTTGCCGTCGCGGTTGGATGGCCGGGTTGATTTGTGGGTGGTGGCGACCGGTGCGGAGGAGTTGGGATTGGGCGGGGCGTTGCGGTTTGCCCAGCGGTACGGGAAGGAGTTGGATCGGGGCAGGACGGTGTGTGTGAATTTCGATACGGTCGGGACAGGCGGGGTGGTGTACATGATCGGATCGCGGCGGGAGGGGGATTTCGGCGAGGTGTTGCGGCGGCGGCTGGAGGATCGCGGGTTTTCGGTTCGTCGGGCGAAAGGGGTGATCGGAGTGGGCGTGGATCACATGCGTCTGTCGGCGGCGGGGTTTGCGGCTTGGAGTTTGACGCAGGGGCCGCTTCGGTTGACGGCGCGGATTCATACGCCGGCGGATCGGGCGGAGTTGGTGCGCAGCGATGATCTGTCGCGGATGGTCGATGCGGTGGTTGAGGCGGCGGGCGAGTTGGCTGAGGGGAAGGTGATTTGTGAGTGA